A single genomic interval of Macadamia integrifolia cultivar HAES 741 chromosome 6, SCU_Mint_v3, whole genome shotgun sequence harbors:
- the LOC122080641 gene encoding probable jasmonic acid carboxyl methyltransferase 1 produces the protein MVIGSISDFYTTNFPRSLRVADLGCPSGPNTLLVISEIIEAIDETCHQLNCKTPEFQVFLNDLPSNDFNNIFKTLLAFYEQLKKEKGENFGPCSITGLPGSFYDWLFPSNTIDFLHSSYRVHWLSQGLIEEAQVDSFNLPFYMPSRKELDDVVCVEGSFYLDQLHIFDVNGDGSDNDDKKSFMFDRFISAQKMAKCIRAVVEPLMAYHFGEAIIDILLSRYMVNISDHLSKVEAKNANFVISLRGK, from the exons ATGGTGATTGGGAGCATTTCAGATTTTTATACCACCAACTTTCCTCGAAGTTTAAGGGTTGCAGATTTGGGGTGCCCTTCAGGGCCGAACACCCTACTAGTGATCTCAGAGATCATTGAGGCTATTGATGAAACATGTCATCAGTTGAATTGTAAAACACCTGAATTCCAAGTGTTCCTTAATGATCTACCAAGTAATGACTTCAACAACATTTTCAAGACCTTGCTGGCCTTCTATGAGCAactaaagaaggagaagggtGAAAATTTTGGACCATGTTCCATCACAGGATTACCTGGTTCTTTCTATGATTGGCTTTTTCCAAGTAATACCATAGACTTCCTTCATTCCTCCTATAGAGTTCATTGGCTCTCTCAG GGTCTCATTGAAGAAGCTCAAGTGGATTCATTCAATTTGCCTTTCTATATGCCTAGTCGCAAAGAATTAGATGACGTAGTTTGTGTGGAAGGATCGTTTTATCTTGATCAGCTGCATATCTTTGATGTCAATGGGGATGGGAGTGACAATGATGACAAAAAAAGCTTCATGTTTGATAGATTTATAAGTGCACAGAAAATGGCAAAGTGTATAAGAGCAGTGGTAGAACCCTTGATGGCTTATCACTTTGGGGAAGCTATAATTGATATTTTGCTCAGTAGGTACATGGTGAATATTAGTGACCACCTCTCAAAGGTGGAGGCTAAGAACGCTAATTTTGTCATTTCCTTGAGAGGGAAATGA